From the genome of Salvelinus sp. IW2-2015 unplaced genomic scaffold, ASM291031v2 Un_scaffold16509, whole genome shotgun sequence:
ACCTGCAACACAAGGTGAGAACCAATGAGAAGTCACCGTATTGTTTGAACGTCCTCAGAAAAGGGTGTAATATGTTCCTGAGAAAACTGTATTCTACTTCAAAATTCACAATGATGAGATTTAACAGTTCAATTATAACCAGAAGAAGAAACTAAAGTGTATAATACTAACCTCCATTCCTACCAAGCTGTAAAGGTATTGTCTGCATCCAATAtgggcatcctattccctatgtcacGTACTACTGGGCCCATGTTGACCGGAGCCCaatggaccctggtctaaagtagtgaacgaatagagagtagggtgccattgggacgcaTACAATTCTATGAACTCATCATCATATGCTGAATGTGAATGGGCTGCTCTCCCAGATTGCAGCGTACGAGCGGGAGATCAGTGTACTGCAGGAGGAACTGCTGAAGGAGATAGGTcacctggaggagaagaaggaggaggctgTAAAGGCTGCAGCGACCTGCTCCGTAGAACACTTCCAGAGCCTGCAGGACAAGTTCTTTTAGTGAGTCCCATCTAATACACCTTCAGAAGCTTCTACAGGCTGTGCAGATATGCTATGATGGGCTTGTTGAATCTGGGAAGTGCTGTTGATTCATAGGATGTTGTGCTTCATGCTCATCACATCACCATCATTGAGCATCTGTGacagtctctctttcttctgttcttttctttgtgtgtgtggtgtctgtgtcctgtgtgtgtggtgtgtgtgtgttgtgtgcgtgcgtgcgtgcgtgcgtgcgtgctgcgttcGTTCGTGTGTCCTATGGCAGACCTTGCAGAAGCGACTGACAGCGCTCCTCCCGCCTATGCGCACCATGAAGACAGACTACGCCAGCCTAGGAGCCAGGTCCGCAACTTCTCTGACTTCTACGGAGCAGCCATCACCGACGCAGAAACAGGTCCCGCAAAACACTGCTGCTGGACTAACCAGCGTTGTTTCAAGTCAGTCAAAtcaaaactttatttaaagtgcaatTTAAACCCACAAACTGTAAATCAATCAAATGAAAGAGATAAACAAACAGAAGGCAGTAGAAAAGATGTAAAGAAACACGATGTCTAAAGTAACAGTAAAGATATAACATTGAGGCTAAGCTCAaaagggtgtggtgtgtgtttcaccGTTGATCTCTGGCCTGTCTGTGTAGATATCAGCAGCTGTGAGTGAGATGTCGGAGGCCAACAAGGACCTCCTGGAGAAGTACAGGAAGGAGGTGGCACTGCGGAGGAAGTACCACGAGCAGCTGGTCGAGCTCAAAGGTACGGTGAACAACGTCCAGATGAAGGAAAGACGACTGGAGGAGGGGCCTCTTTGTTCTGTTTGATAAAAAGCAATTATAGATGAATGAGGCTGTATCATTATTAAAATAAACTGTCATTGTTGCTAGGCAACATCCGTGTGCTGTGCCGTGTGAAGCCGGTTCTGAAGGAGGACCAGCATGAGGAGGGCCAATCGGTGGTGGTAACCACGKACCCCAACAACGAATCAGCTCTCTCCGTGCTGAAAGGGCAGGGCCGCAGCCATAACTTTGAGCTGGACCGTGTCTTCCACCCTCAGGCCACTCAGGAAGAGGTACTGAGAAACTCAGCCTCCATTACGAGACACAGTGCTGTCACTTCTCTATCTATTTAAATGAGTGGACGCCATGATGGCTCAGGGGTGGTATTTCAGTTTCTGTGGTGTGACTCAAAAACAGCAGTGACTGTGAACGATACACACTCGCTAACCTTTGGTTTTCTACTGTGTCTAAGGTCTTCCAGGAGATCGAGCCCCTTGTGACATCCTGTATAGATGGATATCACGTCTGCATCTTTGCCTATGGGCAGACTGGCTCTGGGAAGACCTACACCATGGAGGTATGTTGTAGCGCTGATACGAATGTGTAATGTATGGTTTATAAATGTGTTSAAGTCCTTAGCCTTCATATAAAGTGKTACCACAGATTGTAATGAGAMATAAGRCTGAGTATTTGATTGAAATTGACTCGTTGTATCAAAATCTCCATCCTTTGYTGTCGTCAGGGCAGCACAGAGAACCCAGGCATCAACCAGCGTGCTCTGAAACACCTGTTTAGTGAGATAGAGGACAGGAAGGACATGTGGACGTACACCGTGACTGTCAGCTCTGTGGAGATCTACAACGAGGTGCTCAGGTACCTTCCCAGCTGMTTTCCTTCCCTCTCAATGGCTGGCAGAAAAATATCCCRGCATTTAGAAGTRGTGACATGTTTTATTATTCATTATTCGAATCTTCCGTTTTATRTTTGTGCTACTATATTGTYTTATAGTTGTAAATGAGGCCTAGGACTTAAATATATGAAAAGTGCTTTAAGTTAGTATTMGTGTTATGATAAACTGACAATAGAGCGACTTTCTAACTTCCTGTTCCTGTWCTGTCCCCAGAGACCTGCTGAGTAAGGATGGAGAGAAGCTGGACATTAAGATCAACCCAGACGGAACAGGACAGCTGCACGTCCCTGGACTCAGGCTCATAGAGGTTAAGAGCTTCCAACACATCAAGAAAGTGAGGAGACTCACATTTATTTTTCTTAGGGTGAAAGTcctggtaactttccccaaattccagggatttcctgcttattcctgcTGATTGGTAGAATCTTCCATCCATGATTTCTGGAACCTGGGAATTTGGGGCTAGAattaccggaattttgcaactGTATACTTTTTTCAGTGAGACTGATTTCTCCAACTATATCAATAGATAACTTCTTTGACTTTTCAACCTCGATTTTAATAAtcatttaatatactgtatatgccattTACAGACgcatttatccaaagcaacttacagtcatccGGGCaaacattttacgtatgggtttACGTATGGGTGGCCAGGGAAtagaa
Proteins encoded in this window:
- the LOC112080793 gene encoding LOW QUALITY PROTEIN: kinesin-like protein KIFC3 (The sequence of the model RefSeq protein was modified relative to this genomic sequence to represent the inferred CDS: inserted 1 base in 1 codon; substituted 3 bases at 3 genomic stop codons), with translation MLNVNGLLSQIAAYEREISVLQEELLKEIGHLEEKKEEAVKAAATCSVEHFQSLQDKFFXXTLQKRLTALLPPMRTMKTDYASXRSQVRNFSDFYGAAITDAETAAVSEMSEANKDLLEKYRKEVALRRKYHEQLVELKGNIRVLCRVKPVLKEDQHEEGQSVVVTTXPNNESALSVLKGQGRSHNFELDRVFHPQATQEEVFQEIEPLVTSCIDGYHVCIFAYGQTGSGKTYTMEGSTENPGINQRALKHLFSEIEDRKDMWTYTVTVSSVEIYNEVLRDLLSKDGEKLDIKINPDGTGQLHVPGLRLIEVKSFQHIKKLLAQARRNRITFGPRXTSTASFPCLLMITVLGADLASGAGPRPQLNLVDLAGSERVWKSGAEGERLKEAQNINRSLLALGDVIQALRGKEKHIPFRNSRLTYLLQDSLGKGNKTAMVVQVSALESNVGETMCSLKFAERVCKVELGPAARKIQRGGGSHQCD